From the Glycine max cultivar Williams 82 chromosome 11, Glycine_max_v4.0, whole genome shotgun sequence genome, the window TCGGCAATCCAACTTTTGCCATTCTTCCCTGCTGTGACATGGTCCACAACTATTATTAGAAAGCTGCTTAAGAAGAATCCTATTCCAAGCACACTAAGATACAAAGCCATTCCTAAGCTTCTCATTGAGTCAGGAACTTGATCATAGAAAAACTCTTGCAAACCAAttgaataaaatgaatttccaatGCCAAGGATCAAGTATTGGGGTATCAACCACATCACACTCATCAAATTCTCATGACCAGACATTCTTAATCTCATATTTTCTACGAAGGCAGCAACAACCATGACTATGACTGAGAATGCTAAGCCAATGCCAATCCTCCTAAGGATGCTGATGCCTCTTTCGTTACCTGTGACTTTCCTTAGATTTGGAACAATAATCCTATCATATATTGGGACAGATATTATGATGGAAATAGAAGAAACGGACGCCATAGAAGCTGGTGGGATTTTGAAGTTGTTGTTTATCTTTAAGTTCATAGCAGCtgcttgtttgacaaagagtgTGGAGCCATTTGCTATGCATACACCAGTCATTAATGAAGTTAGCCATATGGGAAATACGTTTAGAATAAGCTTTGTCTCCTCCACTCTTGTCACTGTTGCTAATCGCCATGGACTGACTTTCTGTTCAGTATACTTCTCTTCAACTATTGCAGCCTTGTCAAGAAACctattcattaattaaattaattagtactaCTCTGGCTActactattaattttaatgaattttaatagGTATGTTCAACACGTCAACTATTTCATCTATTAGCGAACACAATATTATACACTAccctattaataaattaattgacaTAATTTTGTCGATGGTGTCCACattcttaccttttttggtgtaCAAAGTAACAACGTGATTAGAACCAAGGAACTTATCCATAGTACTCAAAATCCCCACCATTAAGGCAACCCTAATGGGTTCTTGTCAAAGATTTTACTTAATTAGGTTTTACTCtctttaatctaaaaaaaatattatataaatgataggaataaactaattaataatatcattcaaagaaaatataaagttaATTAGATGattaagaaacaagaaaaaaagaaaaaaaattatgaatttaattttttctattaacaaaatttaattatattaatcattaattaaatttatcgataaaaaaaaataatatcattcagAATTATAAGATGTTCTATGCATGTATTTCTAACAAGGTACGTAATGTACCTGAGCCTTCTAGTATGGCTTAGAAGCCTTCCTTGGGAATTCTCTGACATTGGGACTTCATATAATAAAGCAGGATTTGATGGACAAGATAGATTCCTTTTCCTTATGGCTGCAATTAGGACTTGGAGAATTGGCATGAAAGGGTTTCCTTTTGGCTTCATTCTGTACCTGTAAAAAGGTATCCCCGCATAGAAAGCAATGCTAGTGAGAGCCATGAACATAGTGAGGATGAGACAAGCATCTCCCCAGCTAACGAAGTCCTGAACATAAACAACAACTGTTGTCGCTAGCATCGAAGAAACACTGAGTGTAAAGCTCCACCAGTTGAAGAAAGACATCTTCTTCTTTCGTTCATCAAAGTGGTCATCATCAAATTGATCTGCTCCAAAGCTTTCTAAGCACGGTCTGAATCCTCCAGTACCCAAGGCGATACTGTAAAGGGCAAGAAAGAAAACCAATTTATGAGCCTTGCTTGGTCGGTCGCATATATCATTGTGGCATGGCTTTAGATTTGGGATGAATTGAGACACGGTCAACATGCTTAATCCCTGCTTGACACAACAAGAAATGGGGCTTATTTTCCATGGCAACAATATATTCTTTCCTGTCtcgaattttagaaaaaaaaaatcatgttaactaataaacataattaattttagatttaaatatatttttattccttctaatttagtattttttttatttgggtaatttttttaattttaatcattccaagttatatttattttgtttttttgttcatATAGCGCATTAAATAGTGAAATTCCTTTATCTAAATGTCAtaaggacaatttttttttacaataattaaaaataaaaaataattttgcaaaaataaaaaaatactaaattatactaaaaaaaaaaatttaagcctTAATTCTATTAATCATatcggaaaaaaaatatttttttaacattttagaaatttgatatcaatagcattttaagtttttttttaaaattataattttagttctcttttaatttttaatatgtgatTTTGATCTatgagtttgttttttttttagtttactcttttcataaaattcataattttagtctAAATgacaattttacatattttttaattattttattttaatccaattaaattttatatttaacaaattcaTTTAAGTTAtcattaagaaataatttaattattaaaataataaataacacatatacaaaattaaatattgataaaaaatataaatttttaaaatgcgAGGACTGGTGAAAAAATGAGAACCAAAATCAGGTATAAAgaagaactaaaattacaattagttattttattaaataataggatgaagttaattaagatttaatttatttatattttgcagtaacatatttgattttttcttcaCTTATATTCAAGATACGAAATAAGAGCTTGCATTTCATGTATATAAACAAAGAAAGTGAAATTTGTTATGCACTGAGATATGTCAAATTGATCAATGACAGGATATATGAAGTGTAAAAGAACTCGTTAGTAAGTTGCATGTAAAAACATATGGAGTacattacaaaaagaaaaatgaatatacCTTGAAGTATACGAGGGAAGAAAAGAAGACCATACGAAATCGACCGATGTAGGCATCACCAAGAAATCCCCCAATCAGAGGCAACAAGGTTGTTGCTCCTTTCCAGCAGTTTACATTATTGGTTGCTGTTTTTAGGTCTTCATGCATCACTCGAGTCAGATACATGATAAGATTACTTGATATCCCAAAGTAGGTTATCCTTTCACTAAGTGCAATTGCTGCTcaaaaattgaaatagaatCACCAAGTTATGCTCATATTAAAcacattttctcatattttttgttattgttaacAACAGGTTTCTAAACTTGACCCTTGAATTGTTTGTGTGGCTAGTGCCACTagtcaataataatataaacctTCCAATTAAGTTCCCAAGAGTTTGTTACTTGTTAATTGGCATGCTTAAACATATTTCAATTGTTTTATGAGAATGAATAAAGGTTAAAAATGAACTATATATGAACCAATTGATGAAACGAAATGacatgttttttgttgttgttggaaacttgaattgaaataaaatgacgATAATATAGAGAGAGAACTAGTAAACAATTATGTTACCAAGGACAAAAAGTGAAGCTTTCCATACACCTGTGGAAGCACGGAGAGGGACTCTTTCCTTGTAATCCACAGATGCATCATGCACCCATTtctcttcatcactttcttcaATTCTACCTCCCTTTCTCTTCTCCATTTCCTGCTCCATGTTTACAAATTGAAGGTGTAATAGGCTATTCACCTTTTGATGGTGTGTCACATAGACAAATGAAATGGGTGGATGAAATCTATTGTTAGTGTGGCCTCATTATAAGTAacatttaaaatgtaaatagcGAAGAGAATTAATTGCTACATCAGTTTGTTATGCTTTGTTAACTTGTTGGAATAGAACCAGAGCATGCTAGTGAAAGATAATAGGGCGTTGCAAACATTACGATTATGGTTAATTACTTAATTTCTCACTGAGAATTTTACGGGCTAATTTATGATTTCAATATATCATTATTTCACACAAATAAATCTCTCAAGCGCAATTTCTTAACCAATCATATATAGGCTATACAAGCATGACTTATATACAAGCGAAAAAACAACGCATTTTTGGTCCCAATGTAActtttaatttacaatttgtttaaatatatttttgttcctataagttaatattttttaattttgatatttgtaagtttttttatttatttttagtctctataaatttgtgtttcttcaattattatccttctaatttattttattcatttgtagTCTCTataaatttgcattttttttaattttaattcctctaactatgtttttaaaattttaatctttgtaagCCTAaacttataaagattaaaaataaaaaagtagaatTTTATTAAaggaattatataaaatttaaaaaaatacaaatttataaaaactagAACTCATCAAAACAAattacaaggaccaaaattttaaaaatacaaacttaatcacaagaactaaaaataataaaaaaaacttacataaattaaaattaaaaaaatgttaacttacCAGAAACCAAAATCACATTACATATTAAGTCTTTGcaattttgatctttcaatttgaaaatgtacaattttaatctttttttaattagatattatttcagccttcttaaaaaatgatttagaaaATGATGCAAAAGTGATTGATGGAGAATTTGAACCGATAACCttctttaatttatgtaatctttttttaattagattatacTTTTTGTGTCTTCTTAAAAGTCaagacaataatataaaaaagatttaattgtactttttactcctatttttttttatcaaattttatgtccaataaattaatttgatttattttatcctCAATTTTTAAGAGACTTacgaattttatcttttttcattttactctTAACGTAATTGCACTTTTtatccataattttttattttattgacaaaattttcgcctaattttttttgtgttttggtgaattttactcctaactttttattttttgatcaaattttatgCTCAACTTTTGTGTTTATTCATGGATAAATGACaagataaaatttacaaatttcttTGAAGTTGAGGataaaatgtgtcaaataaaaaattctccAAGAATTAAAAAGTTGAAGCTAAAAATGCAATTAAAATGATGAAAGATTTTGATTGTTTCATTCTCACCCACTTTAGAGACCGATTAATCAGTCGcaaaatcttatatattttagaGACTGATATAGTCAGTGGCAAATTTATCAATTACATCCGGAAACATATCTGCGACGGATTAGCGACGGATTATAGACTTAAAGACTTAGCAACAGATAAAGCGGTTGCAAAACTAAAAGCTAAGCACCAAAAGTCTCGCGGTCGCTAAATCAGTATCTATTTGCGACTGATTTTTTCAGTGACAAAATTTGGTTGCTAAATCTATCTGTTTTGTAAATTTTCATgttaaataaaaggaaatttcAAGTAATATACCAAATCAAATGTTGAATTCAATCAATATATACACAAATTAATTATCagttatcaataaatatataaaagaaatagagaattttggtatacatatttttgtgtttattttattccaaTAATCGTATCTGTAAATTACAATTTCTTTCttgatattttattcttaaaaaccACACACAATTATATAATctccattttctttgtttttttttttatagaaaatggaGAGTCGGTCTTTTCCTTATAAGTGTTAATAATACCTATAATACTAGTGTAATAACATTGTGCTCCACATGGGTATTAAGATTACcatatgtttatatttattttatgaaaaatatatattaaataataaattatataatttatttataaaacatttttaaaaatttcagttatataaatgtattaattatgtATTATTTGAAACTAGATTTaacattttgaataattttttaaaaaaactatatatattttttatatactacTATAGTATAGTGTTATGATTCAAAAAAGGTTTTGAGTGATACTGAGTTTAATCCTCTTAAGTAATgacttgaatttaaatattgtaaatgaaaaaaaatataattaaaaggaaaaaaatcccACAAAAAATGATTTGTCAAATTTTTCAACAAAGATGATTCGTTAGTGAAGAAAAATTAGTTGTATTCAATAATTAATCACTGCAATAGAATATCtatgttttatcttttttttataaaatgttataaaaatatatatacctaataactatatatagttttgaatttttttaactgaatattaattgcaattatttatgtccttttaattattttgaagatTGAAGCTATAACTTAATTTGTCGTATATTCTCTTGTGTAACTTcgatattattttaatgttttatattataagtatttaatatttcatttaccgtagctttaaaaaacaaatgaagttAATTTTGAGTAATGAGGATAAAAAAGcaacaacaaataaaacaattaatatgagtactttcattaatttaacataaaaagcAATTATCTGTTGATTTACATTTCCATGAATATTAGAGATAATCCAGTGATTTATTATATGAtgaattttgtgtaatttaAAATAACGAGTACTTAGTATATATAACAAATTCAAGGATGATCTGAGGTATCttgaatgttttttatattcataGAAATTGAATTCAAATACCAACAGATTTATAACATTTACTATTTAAGAAATCGAGTTAGACCTCCTTAATATTATAGAAAGTTAGAAACAATATGGGATCTTTtctgtttaaacttatttgtacGTTTTCAAGCTGATGAATGGTCTCCAGCCGGattttagtttcaaaatatataattctaaGCCAAACAAAGCTTAGGTGGCTTCTGCAGTGAAATCCATTTCTTTCAACTGTACTTTTTTTCAATAAGTATTAATACAACATAagatattttactttaaaaacatttttaattaaaatagaaaatatttaaaatttattttatttatgaactcTCTTGTCCACACACATAcactaaattatatatgttggaGTAACTTTTGATTTCAATCAAACATCTGGTTCTGTAAATTGTAAAGGGCCAGATGACTAAAGCAAGTAACCAGCTTGGAGTAGTACGTGTAGTGCTTCACAACTTCAATTACATAGCGACTTTTGCACttcattgaattaaaaatttaaaatgtcgtGTCTTGATTTACAAGAGATTCCCCATGTTCTTCTTCCAAATTGCTAAATgcatccttttcattttttatttgtttagtaacattttttttctcttttagtttCACAAATTCAAATACCGCCTccttttcatcttcatttcacTTTCCACGTTGTTGTCCTTCCGTTCTTATTCTCTAGCAACTCtcttttgtttcccttttttctttctatgaTTGTTTGACTCTTCCTTTTCtgacaactttttttcttctctacgACTCTATTCTCCAGCAAAGCAATATACAATAGAAGAGAAAATGTGTTTTAGTGACATATGAAGTCGGTCGCTAAATAAACCCAAGGCGCTAAGCCATTTGTGACTGTGTATTTCGGTCGCTGATGAAAATGAGCTCATTGCTATCATATTTGTCGTGCATGTTGTGGGTAATCAACATAGCAACCAATACATGGTTGTGAATTCGGTGGCtgaaataaaatactaaaaataaaaaatcagtcTGAGATAGCtgaattaaattatcaaaaaattaaaatttgatctttgattcaattgctaaattcatatatttttattaaaatgctaCTTTTTTCGCCTCTATTGTGGTCTCTGaattgccatttttttttaataaaagtagCACACATTAGTAATCAGCTAATTAATATCTTTACCtattaatttaatgaataaaatatgtttttgtaccAAATTAACTAAGTTCTAACTGAAATTAGTACAAATTAATATAGTTATCTTGGcaattagttttataatttttgtaaaaaaaaaaacttactctGGTAcctatttaataaatttctaaCATTACAAAATCCACTAAATTAATTAGTCAAACTATTAAAATGGGcatgaaatttaaaagttaatgtcCCTAAATTCAATTGACAAAAGTACAACACaaactttcatatatatatggttCCTCTCATGCAGAAGTACAAATTTCAGTAAATATAAGGGGAACAACTTATTACCAATTTGATTAATCAGAAAATATAGCAAGTGAGATACATTCACTCTCATCATGCCATTAATATTGTGTCCACCTCATTACTGTTACAACCATCAATTTCCGTAGCTTTCTTCGATCTGTACAGTCTTTTAAGTGTACCTCTTTGCCAAGAATAGGAAGAGACACAAATTTAAAGCATTTATGACAGACAAAATCGAATAATACTTATCTAGACGACTTGAATTTACATCCTCGGCAATCCAATCTTTGCCATTCTTCCCTGCTGTGACATGGTCCACAATTATTATTAGAAAGCTGCTTAAGAAGAATCATATTCCAAGCATACTAAGATACAAAGCCATTCCTAAGCTTCTCATTGAGTCAAGAACTTGACCATAGAAATACTCTCGCAAACCAACTTGAGAAAAAGAATTTCCAATGCCAAGGATCAAGTATTGGGGTATCAACCATAACACACTCATAGTTTCATGCCTAGTAATTCCCCCAACTGTTAAGAATTCATGTCCAACCATtcttaatctcttttttttctacTAAGGCAGCAACAATCATGAGTATGACTGAGAATGTTAAGCCAATGCCATTCCTCCTAAATATGCTGATGCCTCTTTCATTACCTATGACTTTCCTCATAATTGGAACTATAATTCTATCATATATTGGGACATATTATGGTGCCAAAAGCTGAAACAGACTCCATGGAAGCTGGTGGGAT encodes:
- the LOC100794418 gene encoding protein NRT1/ PTR FAMILY 5.6 isoform X2, which encodes MEQEMEKRKGGRIEESDEEKWVHDASVDYKERVPLRASTAIALSERITYFGISSNLIMYLTRVMHEDLKTATNNVNCWKGATTLLPLIGGFLGDAYIGRFRMVFFSSLVYFKGLSMLTVSQFIPNLKPCHNDICDRPSKAHKLVFFLALYSIALGTGGFRPCLESFGADQFDDDHFDERKKKMSFFNWWSFTLSVSSMLATTVVVYVQDFVSWGDACLILTMFMALTSIAFYAGIPFYRYRMKPKGNPFMPILQVLIAAIRKRNLSCPSNPALLYEVPMSENSQGRLLSHTRRLRFLDKAAIVEEKYTEQKVSPWRLATVTRVEETKLILNVFPIWLTSLMTGVCIANGSTLFVKQAAAMNLKINNNFKIPPASMASVSSISIIISVPIYDRIIVPNLRKVTGNERGISILRRIGIGLAFSVIVMVVAAFVENMRLRMSGHENLMSVMWLIPQYLILGIGNSFYSIGLQEFFYDQVPDSMRSLGMALYLSVLGIGFFLSSFLIIVVDHVTAGKNGKSWIAEDVNSSRLDKFYWMLAVINALNFCLFLFLTKRHTYKTVQRKATEIDDGCHSDGVDTVA
- the LOC100794418 gene encoding protein NRT1/ PTR FAMILY 5.6 isoform X1, yielding MEQEMEKRKGGRIEESDEEKWVHDASVDYKERVPLRASTGVWKASLFVLAIALSERITYFGISSNLIMYLTRVMHEDLKTATNNVNCWKGATTLLPLIGGFLGDAYIGRFRMVFFSSLVYFKGLSMLTVSQFIPNLKPCHNDICDRPSKAHKLVFFLALYSIALGTGGFRPCLESFGADQFDDDHFDERKKKMSFFNWWSFTLSVSSMLATTVVVYVQDFVSWGDACLILTMFMALTSIAFYAGIPFYRYRMKPKGNPFMPILQVLIAAIRKRNLSCPSNPALLYEVPMSENSQGRLLSHTRRLRFLDKAAIVEEKYTEQKVSPWRLATVTRVEETKLILNVFPIWLTSLMTGVCIANGSTLFVKQAAAMNLKINNNFKIPPASMASVSSISIIISVPIYDRIIVPNLRKVTGNERGISILRRIGIGLAFSVIVMVVAAFVENMRLRMSGHENLMSVMWLIPQYLILGIGNSFYSIGLQEFFYDQVPDSMRSLGMALYLSVLGIGFFLSSFLIIVVDHVTAGKNGKSWIAEDVNSSRLDKFYWMLAVINALNFCLFLFLTKRHTYKTVQRKATEIDDGCHSDGVDTVA